The Phyllopteryx taeniolatus isolate TA_2022b chromosome 4, UOR_Ptae_1.2, whole genome shotgun sequence genome includes the window GTGAGTATGCCTCTTTATCTTATGAACATCTTCAGAATTACAGCCCCGTCTCGGCTGCAAATGTGTCGCATACGGTACAAATGCAGTTTTGCAGGCAGCATAGTGCTTGATGGTGAGGTGACATGTTTTTGCCAGATGTGAAACTTGCTGCACCAGATGACTGTTTAGCGCTCATTTGCACTCTATTTTCTCTCCACCTTCATTTGTCTATAAACCTGTTATCATACCTTTCCAATGAGTCAGCAGATTACGGAGATCCGGCGAGATTAACGCTCTGTTATGAGAACGCGTGCACTCGCTTCCACTCAGacctgcaggttttttttttttctggttaccTAATTCAGCAACATGAAAAGGGCAACATATTAGAAACAGTTGTCAGTATGATGCACTGCACCATCACAACACCACCAAAGTTATTAAACAACGAAATACAGTTTTGGATATGAATTATAatttgcgattgactggcgatatTTGACCTGAAGCCACCTGGGATCGTACAAAATCTGTTCCGCTCTTTTTCTCTCATTTCTCTGAGCGTAGTGTCGGCTGGTCATGAATCCTCACTCGCTGTTGATGGTGCTGATGGTGGTTGCCATGGTAGCGGGGGCCCATTCAAATAATGAGGATAACGAACTGGATTATGGACACTGGAACTACAGAGAAGGAGGTAGAACATCATCAAAACAAGTTAGATGGAGTGCTTTTTGCGAGATGTCACGATCTTAAAGTCcacgtttgtgtttgtgtcagccGACAGAGTTAACGTGACGTCAGTGCGCAGTTTGACTAAAGTTTTGGATACGTGGGGGAAAGGTATTTTTAAGGAAATCAAGACTTTGCTGCATTCCCAACCCAACACGCTGCTCCCTGACTACTCCAGGTAACTTTAAGTACTTAAATAAgacctcaaaaaataaaataaaattgtcctGATGGAGCCATTTCAGCACAAGTCACTAAAACTAACTTTTTACTGAATCGAACAAATGTAACTGCTCtatgtttgcctcacagtcgagacgTCGCGGGTTCGAATATTGTttcgtttgcatgttctccttgtgcttgtgtggattttctctaaATATGtcaacttcctcccacattcccaaaacacgcaGGTTAGGTAAGACTCgaaatcaggggtgtccaaaccttttccttAGAGGGCCGCATGCACAAAAATAGAAGGATGCGAGGACAACTTTGAACCTCTTTGACTAAAGACGTTAAAATCAATCAAGCGATTATATATAGTTTATATCCTACAGTTATTTAGGAAAAAACTGCTACATCACATCTTTCTGTTCAAGGTGATGAGGCCAACAGtttaggattaaaaaaaaatatataaaaaatttaataagtTGGCAAAGTGGACTTAAAAATAGTTCAACGCAGGATTTCTGCTTCGAAGCTCCACAGGAAAAAATCCATGTTTGCACCGCAGAACCAATTCACAcgggcatttatttattgttgggcaactgataaactttgccaaaaacaacagaggagcgtctgtaagtgatcttttaagacactattagatgtgtaatggaTATACAATATGATGTATGTGTAAACTGAATGGTCGTTAGCATTTCTTTTAAATCTAAAACAGTAATCGctagcatgctaatgctaatgctaactgcttagcaaaggctgattttgtcgtctcaaattctgtacagtttagACCATAGACTCAGTACCAGtaaatgcagtttaaggatagaagtcgaGCCCTCACAAATGACAATTAAATGCATGTTCatagttaaataaatacttttgggGCAGGGGGCGGCAATTACATGAGTACTCGACGTAATAGCTATAGGTTTAACGGATTCTAAAACGATTCGATCGAGACAGCCCGAAAAATATACTGtccaacccatccatccattttctacatcccTCGTCCCGATTCGGGTTTGAGCCGAGCTGGATTGGATTGGCGGCAGACCTTGCGCCAAAGGCAGATGGCGGACAGGTTGCCAGTCGCTTACGGGCACAAGGACACACAACCGTTCACGCTCACGGTCACAGCACCGCTAAGTGGGAACGGAACCCACGCTTCCTGCACGGCAGTCAGGCGGTCGAACCGCTACACCGTCAGCGACTCATCAACGTTTCGCTGTATAGAATATTAATAGATATTAGCGATAACAGCACTTATGCTCTGCCCTCCCCCCCGCAGGGTGCGTCCTCTATCGGAGACCATCGACGACCTGTTCACAGAAGTCTCCGTGCTGCATCAGCGTATCACAGAGCTCTCCCATCGCCTAGCAACCACGCAACCCTTCTTCCGTCACCATGGCTACCGTGAGGAGAGGCTCAGGGATGATCCGTCACCGGTACGTCAGAGCCTGACAGGTGAGGAGGCGAGCCTGGCCCGCGACGTGATCAGCGCACGGGCGAGGGCCAGCCCCACCACGGGGGGCCGGCTGGTGAGAAGGCGTTTCAGAACGGGGGGGTTGGGCGGGCCGGCGCACGGTCACGGCTAATGTCGAAAGCCGAAAACTTTGGgactttgcaaataaaaaagaaaaaaatataaatatatattttacaaatattgacCCTGTTATTGTGTAAACTACATTGCCTGATATCTTCAGAATTGACCTCTTCTGATGTAATTTCTACTTTGGTTTATGATTATACTGAACCTGAAATCTGCATAATAAACCTTCAGAACTGTCTAATAGTCatgttttgggaggggggggaaatattATTATCTGCATGTCCATTACAACAGCGTCATTGCACTATGTTAGGTTGAAGTCAATCTGCAAGAAAATGATGACATCTGAGACTAAATCAATTATCTTAATGTGAAAGGAATAACACAATGCACatattatattactatatatTATCTTATTATCTTTGTGATAATGTACTCATCgaataaactaaaataagagaaatgaaatcaaaattgAATAAAGCAATTTACTAATGTTGTagtggtccactcgcctgacttgaGTTCACGAAGCCAGCGAGGGATTAATTCGTTTGTCTTTGTGTGATTGTGATTCAACTGGCGACCTATCCAGGGCGAAGTCTGGCTTttactcaaagtcagctgggataggctccagctcctcatGGAAGGAGAAATAAACTAGGACAAAAAAATACCTGGTCAATGTTCCAGCCTTTGCTAATAAATGGATGgagacaagcgctatagaaaacggatgggtggagaaataatcaaatttcaaaatatatttcatttaaCTGCCTGGCAAAGATTCTAGCCTTTGctaataccccccccccccccttggacAACATTTATCAGCAAAATGGTTTGTGCTAAGAACCACAAACGAGTCATATTTAACAGAAAAGGCCAAGTTTATGACATGaggaaaaatcaaacaaattaaacaGAAGAAATCAAACATGATTTAACCGATTGGTGAAAGTTGCAGCCTTTGCAATGTGACATTTTGCCGCCAGGTGTCAGTGATGAGCAGTGACAAGCAAGTTTTGAAAGGAACCCAGATTGCGCTGACATGAGTTTTGCCTGCACTGCTTCGGACTAGAATACTTGAGATGATCTCAACGAAGATTGTGAATCTTAATGCATGCACCACCTTGAAGAAATATTCAGCGGCTTGCCTTTTATCTGTTAATACAGTCACAGTGTTCAAGGGATGGCTTGCTTGCATGTCTATAAACAACTTGAAGTCGTCCTGAAACTTTTGCCCCCTCCACATTTCCACTTGTGGCCCATTCCTGCTTCCTCTGCTTGATTTCTTTTGAAATCTGCACTCTTCTACGCTACACCTCCTGATGTATTAACCCCGACATGCCCCACGCACCATcctctcttcttcctcctcctcttgtctCTCTCGCGTGCACGTTGCCACACGTGGGCGTCAAGATCAGGCTGTGCTTTCCATTTTGCTTTTGCTATTGTCGATGCATTGCTGCATCCGAGCCAGTTGAGATGCTGTGGGAATACTGTTTAAATCTCTCCTTTCTCTGCACCTCCCTCCACCCCTTCCACTGCCATCTCTGGGAAGCAGAAAAAAAGAGCCAGTTGCTAGGTAACAGTTAATTGTCAAGAAGTAGTTACATGTGTTGCAATGCACGCCGAGCTTGTCGGCTTGATGATGTTGGGAGAGAACAAGTGAGCAGCATAAGACGCTGATGGAGGGATTGTtactttggagaaaaaaagatgtaaaccGATGATAAGGGATTAGTTCATAGTGTGTGTTGTGCGCCAGTAGATGTAAAGATCTGCCCACAAAGGCGGGCATTGGTACATGCTGAAACGCGCTGCTGCTTTCTTTATAAATATATCCCGTTGCTGGACGAGGCGTTCCGAAGAAAGCGCACCTGAGGAGCGCTTCGATGGGAGCATCATTTCCCTCAATACGcttatgtatttttacaaaatcATGACATATTCCAAAAACCTATTTTCGCGGTGGAAAAAGTTACATCTAATCTCACTTGATAGTTTTGTAGATTAATAGCTCCAAACACCAATACAGTGACGCGCATTAACATTTGAATGTCACTCACATCTGAAATGCTACGTATTACTGTCAACTGAGATCCAAAGCAACAAAACACAGGCTTCACCAGAAGAACATTTGTTATGTCTCGAGCCCAGACCTAAATCCAAAGCAAAacgtgtgggtggggggggggggcccaaATGTGGGAGTGCACACTCTGACACATTTGGAGCACGAGAAAATTGCTCATACAATTCCTCTCGAAATTACGGAATGATTCATTAGTAGTGTGTGCAACCAGCTGacattttattacagtatttgttttattctgttATTTATTCAAGTAATTTCATATTAAACCATTTTTTAATCATATTGATACCATACAGTACTGTTTATAGATATAAGATATACATTAATATCaagttttaaaatcatttattgttTGACTTCAGAAAAAACTAATgtttcaacaggggtgtgttcaCTTTTCATATCCAATGTAGATATGTATTGAGTATCAATCCTATAAGCACAAATAAAGTTAAGACGTTAAAATGAGATAACAAGCACGTGTGagattgcacttttttttaatttttattcataCTCAACACTTTTATTCCAAAGAGACAGAAGAATAATATTTCTCAGCACTTATTTGCACATCGACTGTGTGTGTTTCCATCGCATTGTTCAATATTACTAAATATTCCATCAAATCTGAAATACTTTCTTCACACAAGTAATTCAtctgcatacaaaaaaaagtgagggtGAACAAGATTCGGAGTCCTATGTACATTTTCACAATCTGTACAACTCTGGGATGCTGTTTGACCGTCTGAGGATGAAACAGAAGCGgaacaaaaagaggaacaaCGTTGTGCTTCCCGTGGAGCAGTTGGTGCAGACGTTTTGTACTGTCCCTCGTGGATCATCCGGTCGAAACGAACTGAGCAAATACGCACTTTCTGTGTCATTAGAAACAATTGCACATAACGTGTCCTGAAGTAGTTACAAAACTATTTTGCAAGGGGCAAAATACCAATCAAAGATTTATCCCAAATAGATCTTTCTCCACCattttgtacagttttttttttttttttttttttaaatatcaaaaaTCCATGAATGCCTCTATTTACATGGAGTTGTATAGTACATATAAAAGAAGTGTTTATTCCTCACTCGCGctgtgtctcacacacacagaggtaATCAAGCGTACAAATTCAGGCACGTACGACAACAGAAATCAtgtagagatttttttttattttttttttaaggagaaTCAGATGAAAAGTATgaaaaaggcttcttcagtgaCTGTGAGCAAAACCTCCATCTTGTTCAAGAACATTTCGCCAACACAAGCGTGAATACTTTTTGTTGAATGTCTTGGTGACTCGGCAGTATTCCTTTTTGAATTTGGTGTGTTCGATTGGATTGGtagcacaagcacacacacgcacatcaaCACCGATGAGTACCGGTGACATTTCAAAAAGgtagcttgaaaaaaaacacccagttGTTGGGCTAAAAGTCAAGATTATAAAagcataaagaaagaaaaagtctaTACATGCAAACACTTATTATCATACATACTGACTTGTCAACCGAGTTAAATAAAGTTGCTCTCAATTTTTAAATGGGGTTTACAAGAGACCATTCACACGGTGGTGTGCTCTAAATTTAAATGTAGGcatgatttatttaatttttttgactgATTCACTTTGTCCAAGAAATTGCAATATGAAggcggaaaaaaataataattaaacataGTGGAACTGCCAAAGGCAAACTCAATGTTTTATAGTACACAAGCAGCCCTTAGTTGTACAAATGCAATTTGGGGATATTAAACAATATTACTAGTATATTCCAATTCATGTCAAATTGGAGTGGGAGAGGGACCGTGAGAAACATGATGCCCGCTTCCGCCACTTGCGGGGCGTCGTGCACCAAAATCCCCGTATCAAGGTTTTGATGGCAGCAGTTTGACCCTAGAACATACAATTATTATAATCACTCTCtattgaaagaaaataattacaagtcgaccgtaggctccagctcacccccgAACACAATGAAGGCAAgcgacaatggatggatggatgatctcaCAACAGATTGTTTGACTTTGGAAGTTCCACTGCATTTGAACTGGAACAGCATTTCATGATATGAAACTGCTCTTATCTTTAGAGGGGAAAGTGCAAAGCTATTGCCAGCCCAAATGGTCTAAATGTGCCAAATCTGAAAACATAttgttaatttctaaattttttttattttatttttttacacctcaacatttaattgaatttgttaAGCGTGTATAATTCAGCCTACGGACTGGCTGCTTTACAGTTTTCTCAGGAAGCTGGCTgcaccttcatttttttttttttttatgtaactaaaaaaaaaaaaaaaaaaaactgcttttacCAAAATGCCAACCTTTTCCTTAGAATAGCAGCTAACAACAGTTTataattgttgtgtgtgttcagaTTTGAATCCTTTAGggtaggggtgtcaaactcatttgtggtacgggccacattgtagttatgctTTCTCTCAGAGCGCCGTTAAGATTTTGAAATcatataaatattgaatcacCTCCTTATATTATTAGATAGACAACAAACCGATAGATGAATAGTTTGGAAATCGAAATTCAAGTGTAATACTTTGTaactattgtttaagttactatattgtaaaaagaggtttggtaacaaaaacatggttgcaaatatttattccatatgacaataaaaaaaatttctacatattttagcaagaatcatggcagttcaagcacatgatttgctttcgcgggcaaCATAATATGATGTGGCGGGcatgatctggcccccgggccttgagtttgacacctgtgctttcaTGGAACAATGTTCAATTTCAATgttaaatgttttgatttttgttctctttttttgggggggaaaataatgttaaaatatttgttatggCTCATAACAATCCAATTCTCATCATTAAGGACAAGAAGTAATATTTAGTTCAAGTATAATTGTTGACATGAATTGAGGCAAATGCGACCACCTAATACAGTGGGCCTTGACAtgttctcaatatttttaaaaatgcacatgCAGCGCTGCTTACTCCGAGTCTATTTGGTCCTGAACACCGCAAGTTCCatggtcagtgaaaataaaagcaacaaGCAGGTGATCAGTTATACTAACTAGAATTGAATGGCGATAACGTCGTCAGTAACAGTGTTGGTTTTTGCGGTAgagaggaatgttttttttgttttttttctggcacaCTGGCTGATAAATTGTCACTCCCGTTTTACTGTTTTGGAGGGTCGGTGTGAAAATGCGAGCTTCCTCTATTGCAACCTTTAGAAAACAACATCTGAGATCGGAGTTTGCCTGAAAGTTTGTCACTGTCACAACTTTCTTTGACACGTGAATCCTGCGATGAAGGTTTCAGCTGATTTTGGCCCTGAAATTGAGGAACCAATTGTCTGGAGGTGAAGCATCAGAATTTATCCCTTAAGGCACATCCAGCTCGAAATGTGAGACCCTTTTGGTGCTgctgagcagaaaaaaaaaaaaaaaaaagccaaaaaggaAGGGCAAATCAATATGATGATGTCGGCTTCTAACAGCGGAAAAAAAGacctttgaaaaatgtaaaccaATAAGTACATTGTACTCAGCACGTCATGCCTTTTGGTCACATACACGTCACAATAGTCATAAATcttgaaaaagtaaataaatcaaccaatcaatcaaatatGAAGAAATAATTCATTGCAAAGAAGAATCCAAAATGACAGGAGCCCCCAAAATATTCAAAGTGGTCCACAAGTCTCCTGTGAAGTTGGTAAGCTAAGAAACAATCAACATCATACGAACACTACTTGAAGAAATAAAATTGGAAAACAAACCAATCATCTTGAAACACTTGAGTAATATTCAGTAATAATATTAACACTATTGGTACAATTATTGTTAATTTACCCTGTTACTTCAGCAGTGTTGATTTCTCATTCATGATTGTAATACCGTTGTGAACGAAAATTGGTGTTTTGGAACAAGGAGCTTCTAAAGCGAGCAGGGCACACCCCCCTCCTCCGTCTGTCTAGCCCTACCTCCTTCCCAGCACCACAATCCTCTCGAGTTGTCGTTTACAACTTGCCGTCCGCACTTTAGCTTTGAGCTGCTGCTGTGCAAGTTTCAGATTGTTGCGTTTAGTGGCGTGAAGACGAAACCCACTCGCGTCTTCACCTTCTCTACTCACAAAGAGGACGTTGCACTGtgtagatttttgggggggatttccCATCAATCTTCAGCCCCTTTGCCACTTCTCTTCTCCCCTCAGACGTCCGACTCTATGCTGGAGAGCTTTTCGTAGACGTGTCCGTTGCTGGCACCGTGGAAGGGTCTTTGCCCCAAACCCAACGTGTCGCGGCCCCCGGGCATGAGCTTGTTGGCCCCGAGGTGGTTGCCCATGGGACCGCCCACCCCGCCCAGACACAGATCTTTGGGGAACCTGGGGGCTACATTGGACATCACCCCGGCTGTGGCCGACGCAGGCAAATAAGAAGCCGCGCTCGTGGATCCCCGGAAGTCCCCTCCTCCTCGGCTGTTGTTGAGTAGCTGCTGCGTCTGCGGCTTTTTGACGTAGTATGGTTTGGCACCGTGTAAAAGACACTGGTCATCGCCGAAGGTTGGGACGAAGGGGTTCTGGTTCACCTTATCTGGGTAGAGAGATTTAGACAAGGAGTAAGTCCCGGCGTCtctgccaccaccaccaccaccatcaccaccaccgcTCCCACCTCCCCTCATAGCCCTGTCCCTGTCTCTCAGGTCTCTCTCGCCCACAGAGCGCCGATGCAACCCACCTTCGCCTCCGCGAAACAAACTAAAGGAGGAGCCCCCTTTAGCCCTGTCTCCACCTATTCCTGCAAACATCGAAGCATCTCTTTCTCCTGCGTACCTCTCAAACATCTGAGCATAAGGGCTGGGGCCCTCCATGTAGCGGTCTTTGTCTTTAAGGCTCACGCTTCGGGGCTGGGCAAACTGGCCCCCGCCGCCCACTCCCATGCGACCTGAACCCTCCCTCTGCAGGTCTACAAATGTGTCATAAGAATGCTGCCTCCGTAAGACCCGCCCACCTGGCCCTAGCTTCCTGCTCTGAGTCGGCGTGTGGCCTGCTCCCATGTTACTCTTCCCCGCAGCAAACACAACGTTGTTATCCTCGCTGATGTTGTACAGATTGCTCGGCTGAATCTTACACGAGTCGCAGCGCTTGCAGCTGGCGGAGCTGGGGCGAATACCGCTCCCCCCAATTCCACTAGCTGGGCACGAGCCCCCTACGCCTCCACCGTGGTGACACACACTGTGGCAGTTACGACACTCCCAGTCACCTCCGGCGATGCCGCCTCCTCCCAGTCCGGAAACGCCCTTTTCCCAGCAGGTGTGGGCCTGCTGACCTGCCGACACCGAGCCCAGCCCACCTTTGGACTCCTGCTTCTTGATTTTTCCTTTAAGAAAGTCTTCGACAGGAACTAAGCTCTTACAGATACCACCACCGCTACCGACGCCCACGCCACTTCCTCCACTTCCACCCTCTTGCTCCCACTTGCCCTCCTTAGAGCGGAATTGGTCCGCATAGAACTCCCTCAAGTTCTCTTTGTCTTTGCGGAATAAGTAAGGTGAAGCGTTACCCCCTCCTCGCTTCCGCTCCAGGGGAGGTGAGATGGTGCGGTGTGCCAGGTGCCCGTGAGGGAAGTGGTGGTGGACGGTGTGGTGGTGGGGTCTCCTCCTGAAGCCGCTCAGCTCTATCTCGTCCTGCTCCCGTCTGCACTTGGCAGAGGCTGGCCTCTTTTTCAGGCTGTCCCTGTACTGCTTATGCCGCTTGGCGTTGCCCTCCAGGTTGCCGTAGGTGACGGTGTGAGTGGAGATATCCGACACGTCGGAGCGAACGTTTCCGTCGTCCCCTCCTGAGCCTCCCCCGCCTCCGCCTCCCCCGCAGTACCTCTCATGATCCCCGATGAGCCCTGTGCTGGATGCGCCTCCTTTGAACGAAAACCTCCCGTACACATTGCTTCCCTTGAAGCCGACTTGGTTGGAATCCGCGGGGGGGTGACCCGCAATCAGGTCAAACTTATTGGTATTCCTGTGAGTCATGGAGGGGCGGGGCTGAGTGGTGAAGATGGGTGCTACTCCTCCCCCTAAACTTTCGCAATCGAACATGCCCCCTTCCAATGAGCTAGCACTGCCTAAGCTACGCGGCCTATTAGGCGGGGGGCCGGACATACCCAAAGCCGAGACTGGGTGGTGGTGCCGGTAATGGTCCTGGTACAAGTTGTTGTCCTTCAGGGGCAAGTTCCCAAAAGTCCTCTCCACCTCGCCGATGTAGTCCGTGAACATGTTGTCCTCTTGGATGTAAGGCGGTGCTGACTTGCAGTCTGCAGGGTGCCCTACGAGGCTGCGCCGGTGCTCCTGAATGTCATAGATGGCTGAATCGCGGCCGCCGTGGTTGTATTCCAGGGCCGCGTGTGGCGAGCCATTAATGCCCGGCACTGCAGTCATGTCTTTGGCAGTGCGGAGCAGCCGCAAGATGTTCGAGTGGGTGTTGTTCATGTTCTTCTTGATGGTGGATGAAGGTGAGTCTAGGGTGGATTTGTTTTCCTCAATTTGTACTCCGTGTATGCAGCTGTAGATACCCTGGAGTATGGGAATCGGAGATGAGCGGGCAGGTGAAGGGAGACAGGAAGCGTAAGAGAGATGACGTgggaggagaaggaagaagaGTGAGAACAATAAAGGTATGAG containing:
- the si:ch211-243a20.3 gene encoding uncharacterized protein si:ch211-243a20.3; translated protein: MNPHSLLMVLMVVAMVAGAHSNNEDNELDYGHWNYREGADRVNVTSVRSLTKVLDTWGKGIFKEIKTLLHSQPNTLLPDYSRVRPLSETIDDLFTEVSVLHQRITELSHRLATTQPFFRHHGYREERLRDDPSPVRQSLTGEEASLARDVISARARASPTTGGRLVRRRFRTGGLGGPAHGHG
- the grin2bb gene encoding glutamate receptor, ionotropic, N-methyl D-aspartate 2B, genome duplicate b isoform X2 translates to MFFQFGPSIEQQASVMLNIMEEYDWYIFSIVTTYYPGYQDFVNKVRSTIDNSFVGWELEEVLLLDMSVDDGDSKIQNQLKKLQSPVILLYCTKEEASTIFEVAHSVGLTGYGFTWIVPSLVAGDADHVPAVFPTGLISVSYDEWDYNIEARVRDAVAVIATATSTMILDRGPHTLMKSSCFGTPDKKNTNTGHSKEILRYIMNVTFEGRNLSFSEEGHQIFPKLVIILLDKDRQWDRVGKWENGSLSMKYHVWPRFELYSAAEEHEDHLSIVTLEEAPFVIVEDVDPLSGTCMRNTVPCRKQLKLSNQTGDSGIYIKRCCKGFCIDILKKIAKAVKFTYDLYLVTNGKHGKKVNGTWNGMVGEVVLKNAHMAVGSLTINEERSEVIDFSVPFIETGISVMVSRSNGTVSPSAFLEPFSADVWVMMFVMLLIVSAVAVFVFEYVSPVGYNRCLADGREPGGPSFTIGKAIWLLWGLVFNNSVPVQNPKGTTSKIMVSVWAFFAVIFLASYTANLAAFMIQEEYVDQVSGLSDKKFQKPNEFSPPFRFGTVPNGSTERNIRNNYRDMHSYMTSFHQKNVDEALYSLKNGKLDAFIYDAAVLNYMAGRDEGCKLVTIGSGKVFASTGYGIAIQKDSGWKRAVDLAILMLFGDGDMEEFEALWLTGICHNEKNEVMSSQLDVDNMAGVFYMLGAAMILSLITFICEHLFYWQLRFCFMGVCSGKPGVTFSISRGIYSCIHGVQIEENKSTLDSPSSTIKKNMNNTHSNILRLLRTAKDMTAVPGINGSPHAALEYNHGGRDSAIYDIQEHRRSLVGHPADCKSAPPYIQEDNMFTDYIGEVERTFGNLPLKDNNLYQDHYRHHHPVSALGMSGPPPNRPRSLGSASSLEGGMFDCESLGGGVAPIFTTQPRPSMTHRNTNKFDLIAGHPPADSNQVGFKGSNVYGRFSFKGGASSTGLIGDHERYCGGGGGGGGSGGDDGNVRSDVSDISTHTVTYGNLEGNAKRHKQYRDSLKKRPASAKCRREQDEIELSGFRRRPHHHTVHHHFPHGHLAHRTISPPLERKRGGGNASPYLFRKDKENLREFYADQFRSKEGKWEQEGGSGGSGVGVGSGGGICKSLVPVEDFLKGKIKKQESKGGLGSVSAGQQAHTCWEKGVSGLGGGGIAGGDWECRNCHSVCHHGGGVGGSCPASGIGGSGIRPSSASCKRCDSCKIQPSNLYNISEDNNVVFAAGKSNMGAGHTPTQSRKLGPGGRVLRRQHSYDTFVDLQREGSGRMGVGGGGQFAQPRSVSLKDKDRYMEGPSPYAQMFERYAGERDASMFAGIGGDRAKGGSSFSLFRGGEGGLHRRSVGERDLRDRDRAMRGGGSGGGDGGGGGGRDAGTYSLSKSLYPDKVNQNPFVPTFGDDQCLLHGAKPYYVKKPQTQQLLNNSRGGGDFRGSTSAASYLPASATAGVMSNVAPRFPKDLCLGGVGGPMGNHLGANKLMPGGRDTLGLGQRPFHGASNGHVYEKLSSIESDV